One Spinacia oleracea cultivar Varoflay chromosome 4, BTI_SOV_V1, whole genome shotgun sequence DNA segment encodes these proteins:
- the LOC110791529 gene encoding protein kinase STUNTED isoform X1 — protein sequence MRIEKEEMGIDQTRKILVGVRFDSDSKELLGWAIVKVANPLDHVVALHVCRNPDDASKEKKLLDDYLDIFKNLCDIKKVKLSGKILTGKSIRKTLVSEAKGSSAVAVITGITKAGFIGGRVSTAKYCAKHLPLMTKIFSVHNGKVVFERLSNDDTPGVQEDPRPSFHKPEKSECGDSEVDSNGSKVNSQNSESGSTDNSEGLVENRCVGSENEVPLRTVSLNKEDMTEQKPGWPLLRRSSLPTQKALDSRKMSVVQWVLNFPDRSPPETPQSNSSSSSSSSNNGDSCSSNSESPLASTDGAFSSKSSQSLWSELLLDQEPGLPFELNFLEFTWFSYEVLRNATSTFSQENLIGKGGCSRVYKGTFLDGKEVAVKVLKSSKQAWKDFSQEVNIMSSMRHKNITPLLGVCIDNSELISVYEFMSKGSLEENLHDFIVYKFLTAENKDKCLLSWDARFTVAVGIAEALVYLHQGCSRPVIHRDVKTSNILLSHNFEPQLSDFGLAIWGPNSTSFETYTDVVGTFGYLAPEYFMYGKVTDKLDVYSFGVVLLELLTGRKPINSSKGQESLVMWAKPKLQLGGKVIKGILDPSLEGSVDESQMQRMVVAATLCLTRATRLRPKMDQILKFLKGEASMETWTKSHNVYDEQEEGENCDEFYQNSSTKKSHLSLALLDVEDDYTSCSSGDGSNSPHTLEDLLNWKMQEVIQF from the exons ATGAGAATTGAGAAAGAAGAAATGGGGATTGATCAAACTAGAAAGATACTGGTTGGTGTTCGATTCGATTCCGACAGCAAAGAGCTTCTCGGTTGGGCCATTGTTAAGGTTGCTAACCCTCTTGATCACGTTGTTGCTCTTCATGTTTGCAGAAACCCAG ATGATGCATCAAAAGAGAAGAAGTTGTTGGATGATTATCTAGATATTTTCAAGAACTTATGTGATATTAAGAAG GTAAAGCTGAGTGGGAAAATATTGACAGGAAAATCAATAAGAAAAACCCTAGTAAGTGAGGCAAAGGGGAGTTCTGCTGTTGCTGTAATTACTGGAATAACCAAAGCTGGTTTTATTGG GGGTAGAGTGTCAACAGCTAAGTATTGTGCAAAACATTTGCCTTTAATGACAAAAATCTTCAGTGTCCACAATGGCAAAGTTGTGTTTGAAAGACTCTCGAATGATGATACACCAGGAGTCCAAGAAGATCCGAGGCCAAGCTTCCATAAACCCGAAAAATCCGAGTGTGGTGATTCTGAAGTTGATTCAAATGGCTCTAAAGTGAACAGTCAGAACTCGGAATCTGGATCAACAGATAACAGTGAGGGACTTGTGGAAAATAGATGTGTTGGGAGTGAAAATGAAGTTCCTCTAAGAACAGTTAGTCTTAACAAAGAGGATATGACGGAACAAAAACCCGGATGGCCTTTGCTTAGAAGATCTAGCCTTCCAACTCAAAAGGCATTGGACTCTAGGAAAATGTCGGTAGTGCAGTGGGTGCTCAACTTCCCTGATCGTTCACCACCTGAAACTCCTCAAAGtaatagtagtagtagtagtagtagcagTAATAATGGAGACTCATGTTCTAGCAACTCAGAAAGTCCCCTTGCTAGTACTGATGGTGCATTTAGTAGTAAAAGCAGTCAGTCACTCTGGAGTGAGTTGCTGCTGGATCAGGAACCCGGGCTTCCATTTGAATTGAACTTTTTGGAGTTCACTTGGTTTAGCTACGAGGTTTTAAGGAACGCCACATCAACTTTCTCTCAAG AGAATTTAATAGGTAAAGGAGGTTGTAGCCGAGTTTATAAGGGAACTTTTCTTGATGGTAAGGAAGTGGCTGTGAAAGTACTGAAATCTTCGAAACAAGCATGGAAGGATTTCTCTCAAGAAGTAAATATCATGTCCTCAATGCGACACAAAAACATTACACCATTGCTCGGTGTTTGTATCGACAACAGTGAGCTAATCTCTGTCTATGAGTTCATGTCCAAGGGCAGTTTAGAAGAAAACTTACATG ATTTTATTGTTTATAAATTTCTAACAGCTGAGAACAAAGACAAATGTTTGCTGTCATGGGATGCAAGGTTTACTGTAGCTGTGGGGATAGCAGAAGCCCTGGTTTATTTGCACCAAGGATGTTCAAGGCCTGTTATTCACAGAGATGTCAAAACTTCCAATATTCTTTTGTCTCACAATTTTGAACCTCAG TTGTCGGATTTTGGGCTTGCAATATGGGGTCCGAATTCGACTAGTTTTGAGACCTACACAGATGTGGTGGGCACATTTGGATATCTAGCACCCGAGTATTTCATGTACGGTAAAGTCACCGACAAGCTCGATGTCTATTCATTTGGAGTGGTGCTTCTGGAATTGCTTACTGGAAGAAAACCCATTAACTCCTCCAAAGGCCAAGAGAGCTTGGTCATGTGG GCAAAACCAAAGCTACAATTAGGTGGAAAAGTAATAAAAGGAATATTAGACCCTAGTTTGGAGGGGAGCGTAGATGAGTCCCAAATGCAAAGAATGGTCGTAGCAGCTACCCTTTGCTTGACAAGGGCAACTAGGCTTCGTCCTAAAATGGACCAG ATACTAAAATTTCTTAAAGGAGAGGCAAGTATGGAGACATGGACAAAGTCACATAATGTATATGATGAGCAAGAAGAAGGGGAAAACTGTGATGAATTTTATCAAAACTCAAGTACTAAGAAGTCGCACTTAAGCCTAGCACTCCTCGACGTGGAAGACGACTACACCTCGTGTAGTAGTGGTGACGGGAGTAACAGCCCTCATACTCTTGAGGATTTACTTAACTGGAAAATGCAGGAGGTCATCCAGTTTTGA
- the LOC110791529 gene encoding protein kinase STUNTED isoform X3, with translation MRIEKEEMGIDQTRKILVGVRFDSDSKELLGWAIVKVANPLDHVVALHVCRNPDDASKEKKLLDDYLDIFKNLCDIKKVKLSGKILTGKSIRKTLVSEAKGSSAVAVITGITKAGFIGGRVSTAKYCAKHLPLMTKIFSVHNGKVVFERLSNDDTPGVQEDPRPSFHKPEKSECGDSEVDSNGSKVNSQNSESGSTDNSEGLVENRCVGSENEVPLRTVSLNKEDMTEQKPGWPLLRRSSLPTQKALDSRKMSVVQWVLNFPDRSPPETPQSNSSSSSSSSNNGDSCSSNSESPLASTDGAFSSKSSQSLWSELLLDQEPGLPFELNFLEFTWFSYEVLRNATSTFSQENLIGKGGCSRVYKGTFLDGKEVAVKVLKSSKQAWKDFSQEVNIMSSMRHKNITPLLGVCIDNSELISVYEFMSKGSLEENLHAENKDKCLLSWDARFTVAVGIAEALVYLHQGCSRPVIHRDVKTSNILLSHNFEPQLSDFGLAIWGPNSTSFETYTDVVGTFGYLAPEYFMYGKVTDKLDVYSFGVVLLELLTGRKPINSSKGQESLVMWAKPKLQLGGKVIKGILDPSLEGSVDESQMQRMVVAATLCLTRATRLRPKMDQILKFLKGEASMETWTKSHNVYDEQEEGENCDEFYQNSSTKKSHLSLALLDVEDDYTSCSSGDGSNSPHTLEDLLNWKMQEVIQF, from the exons ATGAGAATTGAGAAAGAAGAAATGGGGATTGATCAAACTAGAAAGATACTGGTTGGTGTTCGATTCGATTCCGACAGCAAAGAGCTTCTCGGTTGGGCCATTGTTAAGGTTGCTAACCCTCTTGATCACGTTGTTGCTCTTCATGTTTGCAGAAACCCAG ATGATGCATCAAAAGAGAAGAAGTTGTTGGATGATTATCTAGATATTTTCAAGAACTTATGTGATATTAAGAAG GTAAAGCTGAGTGGGAAAATATTGACAGGAAAATCAATAAGAAAAACCCTAGTAAGTGAGGCAAAGGGGAGTTCTGCTGTTGCTGTAATTACTGGAATAACCAAAGCTGGTTTTATTGG GGGTAGAGTGTCAACAGCTAAGTATTGTGCAAAACATTTGCCTTTAATGACAAAAATCTTCAGTGTCCACAATGGCAAAGTTGTGTTTGAAAGACTCTCGAATGATGATACACCAGGAGTCCAAGAAGATCCGAGGCCAAGCTTCCATAAACCCGAAAAATCCGAGTGTGGTGATTCTGAAGTTGATTCAAATGGCTCTAAAGTGAACAGTCAGAACTCGGAATCTGGATCAACAGATAACAGTGAGGGACTTGTGGAAAATAGATGTGTTGGGAGTGAAAATGAAGTTCCTCTAAGAACAGTTAGTCTTAACAAAGAGGATATGACGGAACAAAAACCCGGATGGCCTTTGCTTAGAAGATCTAGCCTTCCAACTCAAAAGGCATTGGACTCTAGGAAAATGTCGGTAGTGCAGTGGGTGCTCAACTTCCCTGATCGTTCACCACCTGAAACTCCTCAAAGtaatagtagtagtagtagtagtagcagTAATAATGGAGACTCATGTTCTAGCAACTCAGAAAGTCCCCTTGCTAGTACTGATGGTGCATTTAGTAGTAAAAGCAGTCAGTCACTCTGGAGTGAGTTGCTGCTGGATCAGGAACCCGGGCTTCCATTTGAATTGAACTTTTTGGAGTTCACTTGGTTTAGCTACGAGGTTTTAAGGAACGCCACATCAACTTTCTCTCAAG AGAATTTAATAGGTAAAGGAGGTTGTAGCCGAGTTTATAAGGGAACTTTTCTTGATGGTAAGGAAGTGGCTGTGAAAGTACTGAAATCTTCGAAACAAGCATGGAAGGATTTCTCTCAAGAAGTAAATATCATGTCCTCAATGCGACACAAAAACATTACACCATTGCTCGGTGTTTGTATCGACAACAGTGAGCTAATCTCTGTCTATGAGTTCATGTCCAAGGGCAGTTTAGAAGAAAACTTACATG CTGAGAACAAAGACAAATGTTTGCTGTCATGGGATGCAAGGTTTACTGTAGCTGTGGGGATAGCAGAAGCCCTGGTTTATTTGCACCAAGGATGTTCAAGGCCTGTTATTCACAGAGATGTCAAAACTTCCAATATTCTTTTGTCTCACAATTTTGAACCTCAG TTGTCGGATTTTGGGCTTGCAATATGGGGTCCGAATTCGACTAGTTTTGAGACCTACACAGATGTGGTGGGCACATTTGGATATCTAGCACCCGAGTATTTCATGTACGGTAAAGTCACCGACAAGCTCGATGTCTATTCATTTGGAGTGGTGCTTCTGGAATTGCTTACTGGAAGAAAACCCATTAACTCCTCCAAAGGCCAAGAGAGCTTGGTCATGTGG GCAAAACCAAAGCTACAATTAGGTGGAAAAGTAATAAAAGGAATATTAGACCCTAGTTTGGAGGGGAGCGTAGATGAGTCCCAAATGCAAAGAATGGTCGTAGCAGCTACCCTTTGCTTGACAAGGGCAACTAGGCTTCGTCCTAAAATGGACCAG ATACTAAAATTTCTTAAAGGAGAGGCAAGTATGGAGACATGGACAAAGTCACATAATGTATATGATGAGCAAGAAGAAGGGGAAAACTGTGATGAATTTTATCAAAACTCAAGTACTAAGAAGTCGCACTTAAGCCTAGCACTCCTCGACGTGGAAGACGACTACACCTCGTGTAGTAGTGGTGACGGGAGTAACAGCCCTCATACTCTTGAGGATTTACTTAACTGGAAAATGCAGGAGGTCATCCAGTTTTGA
- the LOC110791529 gene encoding protein kinase STUNTED isoform X2, producing the protein MRIEKEEMGIDQTRKILVGVRFDSDSKELLGWAIVKVANPLDHVVALHVCRNPDDASKEKKLLDDYLDIFKNLCDIKKVKLSGKILTGKSIRKTLVSEAKGSSAVAVITGITKAGFIGGRVSTAKYCAKHLPLMTKIFSVHNGKVVFERLSNDDTPGVQEDPRPSFHKPEKSECGDSEVDSNGSKVNSQNSESGSTDNSEGLVENRCVGSENEVPLRTVSLNKEDMTEQKPGWPLLRRSSLPTQKALDSRKMSVVQWVLNFPDRSPPETPQSNSSSSSSSSNNGDSCSSNSESPLASTDGAFSSKSSQSLWSELLLDQEPGLPFELNFLEFTWFSYEVLRNATSTFSQGKGGCSRVYKGTFLDGKEVAVKVLKSSKQAWKDFSQEVNIMSSMRHKNITPLLGVCIDNSELISVYEFMSKGSLEENLHDFIVYKFLTAENKDKCLLSWDARFTVAVGIAEALVYLHQGCSRPVIHRDVKTSNILLSHNFEPQLSDFGLAIWGPNSTSFETYTDVVGTFGYLAPEYFMYGKVTDKLDVYSFGVVLLELLTGRKPINSSKGQESLVMWAKPKLQLGGKVIKGILDPSLEGSVDESQMQRMVVAATLCLTRATRLRPKMDQILKFLKGEASMETWTKSHNVYDEQEEGENCDEFYQNSSTKKSHLSLALLDVEDDYTSCSSGDGSNSPHTLEDLLNWKMQEVIQF; encoded by the exons ATGAGAATTGAGAAAGAAGAAATGGGGATTGATCAAACTAGAAAGATACTGGTTGGTGTTCGATTCGATTCCGACAGCAAAGAGCTTCTCGGTTGGGCCATTGTTAAGGTTGCTAACCCTCTTGATCACGTTGTTGCTCTTCATGTTTGCAGAAACCCAG ATGATGCATCAAAAGAGAAGAAGTTGTTGGATGATTATCTAGATATTTTCAAGAACTTATGTGATATTAAGAAG GTAAAGCTGAGTGGGAAAATATTGACAGGAAAATCAATAAGAAAAACCCTAGTAAGTGAGGCAAAGGGGAGTTCTGCTGTTGCTGTAATTACTGGAATAACCAAAGCTGGTTTTATTGG GGGTAGAGTGTCAACAGCTAAGTATTGTGCAAAACATTTGCCTTTAATGACAAAAATCTTCAGTGTCCACAATGGCAAAGTTGTGTTTGAAAGACTCTCGAATGATGATACACCAGGAGTCCAAGAAGATCCGAGGCCAAGCTTCCATAAACCCGAAAAATCCGAGTGTGGTGATTCTGAAGTTGATTCAAATGGCTCTAAAGTGAACAGTCAGAACTCGGAATCTGGATCAACAGATAACAGTGAGGGACTTGTGGAAAATAGATGTGTTGGGAGTGAAAATGAAGTTCCTCTAAGAACAGTTAGTCTTAACAAAGAGGATATGACGGAACAAAAACCCGGATGGCCTTTGCTTAGAAGATCTAGCCTTCCAACTCAAAAGGCATTGGACTCTAGGAAAATGTCGGTAGTGCAGTGGGTGCTCAACTTCCCTGATCGTTCACCACCTGAAACTCCTCAAAGtaatagtagtagtagtagtagtagcagTAATAATGGAGACTCATGTTCTAGCAACTCAGAAAGTCCCCTTGCTAGTACTGATGGTGCATTTAGTAGTAAAAGCAGTCAGTCACTCTGGAGTGAGTTGCTGCTGGATCAGGAACCCGGGCTTCCATTTGAATTGAACTTTTTGGAGTTCACTTGGTTTAGCTACGAGGTTTTAAGGAACGCCACATCAACTTTCTCTCAAG GTAAAGGAGGTTGTAGCCGAGTTTATAAGGGAACTTTTCTTGATGGTAAGGAAGTGGCTGTGAAAGTACTGAAATCTTCGAAACAAGCATGGAAGGATTTCTCTCAAGAAGTAAATATCATGTCCTCAATGCGACACAAAAACATTACACCATTGCTCGGTGTTTGTATCGACAACAGTGAGCTAATCTCTGTCTATGAGTTCATGTCCAAGGGCAGTTTAGAAGAAAACTTACATG ATTTTATTGTTTATAAATTTCTAACAGCTGAGAACAAAGACAAATGTTTGCTGTCATGGGATGCAAGGTTTACTGTAGCTGTGGGGATAGCAGAAGCCCTGGTTTATTTGCACCAAGGATGTTCAAGGCCTGTTATTCACAGAGATGTCAAAACTTCCAATATTCTTTTGTCTCACAATTTTGAACCTCAG TTGTCGGATTTTGGGCTTGCAATATGGGGTCCGAATTCGACTAGTTTTGAGACCTACACAGATGTGGTGGGCACATTTGGATATCTAGCACCCGAGTATTTCATGTACGGTAAAGTCACCGACAAGCTCGATGTCTATTCATTTGGAGTGGTGCTTCTGGAATTGCTTACTGGAAGAAAACCCATTAACTCCTCCAAAGGCCAAGAGAGCTTGGTCATGTGG GCAAAACCAAAGCTACAATTAGGTGGAAAAGTAATAAAAGGAATATTAGACCCTAGTTTGGAGGGGAGCGTAGATGAGTCCCAAATGCAAAGAATGGTCGTAGCAGCTACCCTTTGCTTGACAAGGGCAACTAGGCTTCGTCCTAAAATGGACCAG ATACTAAAATTTCTTAAAGGAGAGGCAAGTATGGAGACATGGACAAAGTCACATAATGTATATGATGAGCAAGAAGAAGGGGAAAACTGTGATGAATTTTATCAAAACTCAAGTACTAAGAAGTCGCACTTAAGCCTAGCACTCCTCGACGTGGAAGACGACTACACCTCGTGTAGTAGTGGTGACGGGAGTAACAGCCCTCATACTCTTGAGGATTTACTTAACTGGAAAATGCAGGAGGTCATCCAGTTTTGA
- the LOC110791529 gene encoding protein kinase STUNTED isoform X4, translating to MTKIFSVHNGKVVFERLSNDDTPGVQEDPRPSFHKPEKSECGDSEVDSNGSKVNSQNSESGSTDNSEGLVENRCVGSENEVPLRTVSLNKEDMTEQKPGWPLLRRSSLPTQKALDSRKMSVVQWVLNFPDRSPPETPQSNSSSSSSSSNNGDSCSSNSESPLASTDGAFSSKSSQSLWSELLLDQEPGLPFELNFLEFTWFSYEVLRNATSTFSQENLIGKGGCSRVYKGTFLDGKEVAVKVLKSSKQAWKDFSQEVNIMSSMRHKNITPLLGVCIDNSELISVYEFMSKGSLEENLHDFIVYKFLTAENKDKCLLSWDARFTVAVGIAEALVYLHQGCSRPVIHRDVKTSNILLSHNFEPQLSDFGLAIWGPNSTSFETYTDVVGTFGYLAPEYFMYGKVTDKLDVYSFGVVLLELLTGRKPINSSKGQESLVMWAKPKLQLGGKVIKGILDPSLEGSVDESQMQRMVVAATLCLTRATRLRPKMDQILKFLKGEASMETWTKSHNVYDEQEEGENCDEFYQNSSTKKSHLSLALLDVEDDYTSCSSGDGSNSPHTLEDLLNWKMQEVIQF from the exons ATGACAAAAATCTTCAGTGTCCACAATGGCAAAGTTGTGTTTGAAAGACTCTCGAATGATGATACACCAGGAGTCCAAGAAGATCCGAGGCCAAGCTTCCATAAACCCGAAAAATCCGAGTGTGGTGATTCTGAAGTTGATTCAAATGGCTCTAAAGTGAACAGTCAGAACTCGGAATCTGGATCAACAGATAACAGTGAGGGACTTGTGGAAAATAGATGTGTTGGGAGTGAAAATGAAGTTCCTCTAAGAACAGTTAGTCTTAACAAAGAGGATATGACGGAACAAAAACCCGGATGGCCTTTGCTTAGAAGATCTAGCCTTCCAACTCAAAAGGCATTGGACTCTAGGAAAATGTCGGTAGTGCAGTGGGTGCTCAACTTCCCTGATCGTTCACCACCTGAAACTCCTCAAAGtaatagtagtagtagtagtagtagcagTAATAATGGAGACTCATGTTCTAGCAACTCAGAAAGTCCCCTTGCTAGTACTGATGGTGCATTTAGTAGTAAAAGCAGTCAGTCACTCTGGAGTGAGTTGCTGCTGGATCAGGAACCCGGGCTTCCATTTGAATTGAACTTTTTGGAGTTCACTTGGTTTAGCTACGAGGTTTTAAGGAACGCCACATCAACTTTCTCTCAAG AGAATTTAATAGGTAAAGGAGGTTGTAGCCGAGTTTATAAGGGAACTTTTCTTGATGGTAAGGAAGTGGCTGTGAAAGTACTGAAATCTTCGAAACAAGCATGGAAGGATTTCTCTCAAGAAGTAAATATCATGTCCTCAATGCGACACAAAAACATTACACCATTGCTCGGTGTTTGTATCGACAACAGTGAGCTAATCTCTGTCTATGAGTTCATGTCCAAGGGCAGTTTAGAAGAAAACTTACATG ATTTTATTGTTTATAAATTTCTAACAGCTGAGAACAAAGACAAATGTTTGCTGTCATGGGATGCAAGGTTTACTGTAGCTGTGGGGATAGCAGAAGCCCTGGTTTATTTGCACCAAGGATGTTCAAGGCCTGTTATTCACAGAGATGTCAAAACTTCCAATATTCTTTTGTCTCACAATTTTGAACCTCAG TTGTCGGATTTTGGGCTTGCAATATGGGGTCCGAATTCGACTAGTTTTGAGACCTACACAGATGTGGTGGGCACATTTGGATATCTAGCACCCGAGTATTTCATGTACGGTAAAGTCACCGACAAGCTCGATGTCTATTCATTTGGAGTGGTGCTTCTGGAATTGCTTACTGGAAGAAAACCCATTAACTCCTCCAAAGGCCAAGAGAGCTTGGTCATGTGG GCAAAACCAAAGCTACAATTAGGTGGAAAAGTAATAAAAGGAATATTAGACCCTAGTTTGGAGGGGAGCGTAGATGAGTCCCAAATGCAAAGAATGGTCGTAGCAGCTACCCTTTGCTTGACAAGGGCAACTAGGCTTCGTCCTAAAATGGACCAG ATACTAAAATTTCTTAAAGGAGAGGCAAGTATGGAGACATGGACAAAGTCACATAATGTATATGATGAGCAAGAAGAAGGGGAAAACTGTGATGAATTTTATCAAAACTCAAGTACTAAGAAGTCGCACTTAAGCCTAGCACTCCTCGACGTGGAAGACGACTACACCTCGTGTAGTAGTGGTGACGGGAGTAACAGCCCTCATACTCTTGAGGATTTACTTAACTGGAAAATGCAGGAGGTCATCCAGTTTTGA